CTTCtctttctataaaaaaaaaaacaacccacctATAGTTCTAAATATCTGTACGAGTACAATGTACAAACTTTGACAAAGATGTTTTAAGCTTTCGATTGAGATCATCAGATAACGTCACTATAGGCGCAGGTATACGATAACGAATTTCGGAGAGCCGAGGATAAGCCTAAATCTGACATCAACGTGAGTAACATAAATGTTCTTGGGGACACGTAAAACTACACCAATTAATCCAACACTAACAGGCTTCTACAGTTCCATCATCAAGTGTCATAAAATAGACATATTTCCTATATTAAAGCAGTGGCTTGAAAAGTCAAAACGAAAAATTCATAGTAACCATGCTATGTAGAGGTGTGCGTGTCATTTAAGATTCTATATCAATACTTCGATGAcatagcattttttttttctcgatACACCTACGAAAAGAAACGTAAAATGAAAATCTATATACACGCTTCTCAGTTATAAATAATGGTTTCAGTTGTCTGTGATCGGCACTCCTGCAGAAGAAGGTGGCGGCGGTAAGATCGTATTGTTGGACCAAGGCGTGTTTGATGGGGTTGACGTAGCGATGATGTCACACCCAGCACCAATGGATTGCCTGTCAGCAAGCTTCAACGCAGTGAAGAGGTATGTTTTATAATTGTTCTTAAGATTTAATCTACAAATAAGATGTGACGTtaaacttttcatatatattttttccacatGATTCTGCTTTAACAAATGATCGTTCAATTAATCAAGTTAATGGCGATTGTACTTCATGTATATACCCAACCCGTGGTTATTACCAGTATCAAGTTATTGTGTGATATCTTGTTCAGAAATATTCTGCACAATAggatatctgttttatttctggAACTTTCAACTTATGTTATGTAATCAGAGAGATGAATTGCAaacatttcttcttttttccccattttttaaaaagaatttcgTGCAAAAGTACAGTGAACCATAAAACAAGGCATTGACAATTGTGTATTTAGAATTATTACTATATGTTGCCAAGATAACGATGTTACACCATGAAGTCTTCTGGAAGTACAGGTATAATAACAAGTAGTACAATTATATAAGTACACACTAGTATACTAGTTTTTCTTTGTTCGAAAGAGATATAAGTAATGCAATGTGTATATGTTGAAAAACACAATATTCCCCCAAACAAAGTAAAAACCCTGGAAATATTGGTAATATTGTCATATCATCGCTGTTGTATCTAGTTGTGAAATTTATCCCATATTTACGATTTTATCCAGTGTATATCACTCATATGATATCGAATCGTTTCTGTATTCAACACTTTGTATTCCTACGTACCTCCAAATTACATCATGAGCAGATAACCGGTCATAGATTATCCCGTCCAGTCAACACATTCTCGGCATACTTTCCAACTCCACGcaccaaatgaaatctggatccTCCACATGTATTTAATTGAACACAAATCGCACACCTGAAAGAAACAAGAGCACACTTAACACTGGAAGTTCCACCACAGGAGTCtaaaattttattgattaaattggGATAAAAAAATCTGGAGAAAAAAATATCCCACGTATTCTATAACAAGGGGTCCacgggccacatcactcacctgagtcaccttggaccATATCTAAAGAATTTCCaaatatatctgcatgtaaataTTTGGTCTCTATTGTGGATttctgtgattatctcccctttgaaggggcatgacccttcatttgaacaaacttgaaagatCTTTACCCAATGttactttgtgccaagtttggttgaaaatggtccagtggttttggagaagaagatgaaaacgtgaaaagtttacgccgacgacgccgacagacaacggacaaactTTGATGAGAAAAACTCACTCAaaccttcggctcaggtgagctaaaagtgagatttgttttatagaagacggtggatatttttttccgagtttttatttcaattcaattaataaaaCTTCAGACTCTTCTGGTTCCACGACCGTTGATGTCACGTCACTTGAGGCATACGAAATTTACTGAATGAGGTTGTAGACCTATGTGGTCGAAAATTCATCGTCAGCACTCACACACTAAAAAAAAGACAATCTTAATATAAAAAgtgttttacaaaatgtaaaaagaagATTCTTTTATAAATCAGATATTGTGACTGTCAATATTCAATTTGCATTTCTTTCACAACGTCCTATTTCTAGCGGCGTAATGTTACGAATGTAGTTCGGATTGAGGTAAACGAAaaagtatattttaaaatgcaaaataggCACGTGGGGATAAAACATGATTTAAAGAATCTCTCATGCTTTGTGTGTTCTGTCTATCTAgagaaaacattgaattttcattgaaatacaGAGATCGTTTTGATATTTGAACAAGATAATCATGATTATACTCAATAGTTAATACCTTCATACTGGAAATACCCAGGGGCTTTATGTACGTTGCCCGTAACCTTTGATTAAAATCTAACCTTTTATTCTTACTCAAATCTCAACACAGAGCAATAATTACATACAAAGGCAGGGCGTCACATGCGGCCGCGTTTCCATGGGAAGGCGTCAACGCTTTGGACGCAGCTGTGAACGCATATCAGTCCGTGTCTAATCTCCGGCAGCAGATGAAACCAACATGGCGTGTTCATGGTAAGCAGCTGCCGGGAGAAAGAAAAACCCTGATCTCTAACCCCCATTCGctatttttaatattatttcaaaGACTATACGTATCACTTAATCGctgaatgataaaaataaaaaaataaataaaaaagaattcatAATCTTTTACTATTTCCATTTTAACTAATTCCCATATTTCTAacaattttttcatatttaatattGCATTACTGAAGAAATAAGTCATGATTTTCAAATGTCTTAATACAGAAAATAAACCGTTTTGGTACCACCACTTCATCTGCCGAAAATATATTTCCTTATGGTCGAAATTCTTAGTTTTGAATGTGAGAATGTTACCACCACCCTCTCCACCAATGTGGTTCTATAATCTCAATGTTTTGTAAAAATACAAACACTATTAATGtatatcttttgaaaatctGTCTAAAGTAtggtaaaattcatttttaagtACAATGCAGGTAAAACTAAAAAGATATTTCAAGGTAGGATACTCCGTTGAGATTCAATCAATTTCCTGTCGTTAATTCAGGAACAGAAGAACCTCCCTACACAATGAATactttttattcataatttaggAATAATATCGAAAGGAGGTACAAAGCCAAATATAATACCCGAGGAAACAGAATTGCAGTATTATTTTCGAGCGCCATCTCAGAAGGAAGTTGACATCTTGACGGAGAAGTCCATGAAGTGTTTCGAGAGTGCTGCCACGGCAACTGGATGCACAGTATGATAAACtaattgtcattttcattgTTCGAACGTGGTACTCCAATTAATAACGAGCGCTAAACACAATTATTTAAAAGTATCAAAATACGTTGTCATAAGAAAATTATAAACTACATTATTTGTAAAGTCACCAGtatgtttaaatattttgtgttgCGTATGAGATTACGTTTCATATGGTTAACTATATTTCAGATTGTGAAAATCAGAAACGAACACGTTTCATATGGTTAACTATATTTCAGATTGAGGTGAAGTTTGAAGAACGAAATTATCTCAATGTCATCCACAACACGTCTCTCTTGAAGACTTtcgaaaaaaatatcaaaacgttGGAACACTTTCAAGAACTTCCGGAATCAGAATTTCCAGCAGGTGGATCCACAGACATGGGGAATGTTTCGTACGCCGTTCCAAGTATACACCCTATGTTCTACATCGGAAGTGACGCATTGAATCATACACGGGAATTCACTGTAGCAACAGGTACTCCCCGTTTATCTATTTATAAAACAGCTGATGCTCCTTTTTTCACTTGAATAGCTACCAATTGTTCGACAATGTTAGTATATAATCGACGGTGATAGCTAGACATGCAATGAGAACAAACTGCACGCCACTTGTTCGTCTGAAACTGACTTCGTTCAGTCAATCGTTTCCGGtagaaaatgatataaatatatgataattctttattgcgaaagacatacatcttaaagcattataacaaaattgaacatggatgataattacaaagctgaaaataaacGGCCAAATCTTACAAAGACATCTAGCAGATGTAAATACAATAGTATAATGATAGTAAAAAAGGAGAATGACgatacaaattacatattatgGACTGTTCTTAGTTCAAGAgctttacaaataaattttcctAAGTTACAAAGTTCTTTAACATTGTTCACACTTAATAGTTGTATAAATTTGAACAAGGAGGGTTTACTCCAGTGATACTTCTATATCATAAAGAACCTTTTCCTTTACTTTAATTTTCCTCTACTCATCATGAAATTAACCAAATTATAAAATGGTTAAATGGGAGATGAAGGTCGCAAACACCGCAGAAAAACAAAGTCAGCTAGTTCTTGCAATGCTTGCGATCTTTAACCGAAACCAAAGAAtagcattttattatttatattttttctactGTCTTTTTGAACATGAACACTTTCAAGTACGTAGAATATATTGTTATCATTGACCTGTAAGTTATTTAAACATAGCGGTTGATAAGCACCTGACCTTGACTCGTTTCCACAATCCATATTAAAGGGAAATAGTCCGAGAAGGACACGCTCTAAATGTACAAGATAAACTATCATAAcaagaatgaatatttattttctttattgaaTTGCATGTTGATCTACATGTCACTGCACATTACTTTAATAGATTTCTTTACTTTTTAATTCATGTAGTTCAAAAAATAGTCAGTACACGCGAGCAGACAGCTCTAAAACCGGATCTAACATGACAGAAACAAAATCTGTCTTCATTGTTGCAAATAACAAGCAATGGGTTTCGAACACGCGCATCTAAATTTCTGTATTTAGCCATACAGTTGAAAGAGTGCTCACTGTGCAAGATTTCTTCGCACACTTGTACTCAAAACTAGCGCTTCCATCACGTAGATATAACTAGATAAAATTTATAAGCATACAACATCCATCTCAAACAGCTTTACTTAAGGCTCGTAATTGaaacttaattttgattttgaatgtgAGAAGTTAAAGATTATGTAGGGGATAGTACGTAGGGAACTTCTACCACCTCGTTAGTGAGCTAACTTTGCtggtgatgtggtagagtctctcttgATCACACAAATAAAGCAGTGGCGAGCGTGTCCAGTACGGGGGTGGGAGACTGCTTCAGGATaccattaatattttttaaaaattcatatttggtTACTTAAAGGTGACCCGGTGGCCCAGCCCTACACCCTGGAACAAGGAAAGGCTCTGGCCATGACCGCCATTGATGTCTTCACTAACCCAGATTTACTTCAGCAAATCAAGGAAGATTTTACAAAAGACATGGCGATCTACAAATGATACCACTGAAATATACTAAAGAAAACAGCACAAAACCTGTGTCCACTGAAATATACTACAAGAGACTCAATAGGACTTATGTATACATTTTCCAGACTATTTACGTGTTTGAAAATATTGGATTTGAATTTATCAAAGCGAGTTTATTAATTTTCTGTCAACGACAGGTTTTTACAATGACTTCCAATGTGTAATGAATAAGATGTACATCTGTTGAATATTTATGAATCAATATATGAAGGGAATTTGTTGGAGTGGGATATTTTCATAACAATTATTAAAGCTAGATTGTTCTGCCCCGGAGGCAGTAGTATAACCAATCACTAAGTACACAGTTACTCCAATACAAATTCtgaacatttatttctccaagTGATGTATTCCATAATACATGAAGATGAGGCTGAGTAGATGTGTAGAAGGCTGTAAAAGTACAAAGAATGAAATTACATTTTGGAATAATATCTATAATGGCAGACCATACATTagaaaaattcaagaaaaatacATAATGACACCAAGTCATTTCCATAACTTTTTCTGACAAATATGTGCTTACTTTATATAAGTACTTATCAACAAAATTGCAGGAAATATGTCATTAACTACATATATAATTCACATAGATTGCAAACATTACTATAAATTAACTGCACAAGGCCTAATATAAATTTTCAAGCTCATAGGGACTACAATTTCTATCCAAGACACGTGCCGTAGAAATGTCTGTTAAATTTAAAgttatataaaatatctcaatGAAACTAGAATGGCAAACCATACATTagaaaaattcaagaaaaatacATAATGACACCAAGTGCTTTCCATAACTTTTTCTGACAAATAGGGGCTTACTTTATATAAGTACTTATCAACAAAATTGCAGGAAATATGTCATTAACTACATATATAATTCACACAGATTGCAAACATTACTATAAATTAACTGCATAAAGCCTAATATAAATTTTTCAAGCTCATAGGGACTACAATTTCTACCCAAGACACGTACCGTAGAAATGTCTGTTAAATTTAAAgttatataaaatatctcaatGAAACTAACGATGGGAACAACatttaaatattataaaaaaCAATTCTACAAATGCACAAATATAATGCATAGCTACTTACATTGTAGTAGGCCACAAATTATACAGAAATGTTGAAAAACACAAGATGGCTGCGATGTACGctaaagggagataactctaaaTAAAACTTTGCAATAATTGACAGGAACAATAACTCCTGAAcagataaaaatggaaaattaccAAATTACCATAGTGTGGGGCATAACACTCACCGCCTGATGTTATTTAACATCACTATTAAGGaacatacatacacaaatgCGTAACGCCTATTTATCTGAAAATATGAATAGAGTTCATTGAATCAAACAGTATTCGACAGCCATAGAACACATCACTCCTCGGATACAAGAACCACAAGTTCATTTACAGGTCTCACAAAGAACGAATAATGTCCCTCACGGTACACCATCACTTCAACTTTACGAACTCTTCTATCGCTGCTTGGGAACACCTTTGTCACACATTCCATCGGCCAACTGTTACGAACCTCTGTATGGTCCTTCAAAAGAACTACATCATCCACGGCTAAATTTCTTTGTTCAGTTTTCCACTTTCTGAAGTTTTGCAATGTTTGCAAGTACTGCGTTCTCCATCTTTTCCAAAAGGTGTTCGATAAATGCTGAACCCTTTTCCACTGAGAGCGATAAAGTTCCTTCCCTTCGACAGGTACATTGGTTACCGTGGCATCAGGCTTGTGAGTGAGTATCAGTGAAGGAGACAAGGGTGTTGGGTCTTCTGGATCTGACGAAACAGGTACAAGAGGTATATTGTTCACAATAGCACAAGCTTCGGCTAAGAATGTAGTAAGAACCTCGTGAGTCAAACCTCCTTTTGGAATATCCATCATCATAGAGTTAAATATTCTCCTAGTAACTCCAATGAGACGTTCCAAAACGCCTCCAAAATGGGAGGAGTGTGGTGGATTGAAAAGACACACAGTTCCAGAGTTAAACAAATAGTTTTTACCGGTCCATCTTCAACATTCACTGCATCGATCATCAAACTGTCAGTAGCACCCACAAAATTGGTACCTCTGTCTGAACGCACCTGTTTGACATTTCCTCTGATGGCGACAGAGCGCTTGAAGGCATTGATAAAGGATGAAGAGGTCATCTCCTCTACTACTTCTACGTGAACTCCTCTACATACCAAGCAAGTGAAAAGGATACCCCAACGTTTCGAATTTGCCACAATACCTCGTGTTCTGCGTGTCACCACTTCCCATGGTCCAAAGGTCTTTACCGATATAGGTGAAGGGCGGTCCTGGTTCCAACCGGTCAGGGGGCAAGTCGGCCACCTTCTGATAAGCAAATTTCCCACGCAGCTTCCTGCATTTTACGCACTTGTAGAGTACAGACGATACTAAACGCTTGCAACCGGTGATCCAAAATCCTGCAATCCTAATTGTAGCAGAGGTGATATTTCTACCTTGATGCTTGGCTATGTTGTGAAAATGGCGAACGAGTAGGATTCCTGAGTGATGCTTCCCCGATATCAGGATAGGATTGACTTCTTGTCGAGGCATGTCACTCTTATTCAATCTTCCTCCTACTCGTAATATTCCGTTGGAGTCTAGGAACACATCTAAAGAGTACAATGAACTTGAAGGTGGTAATGGTTTCTTCTGTGTCAAGTAACAAACCTTTTCTGGATAATACTCTCTCTGGACAGTCTTTATTATAAATTTCTCCTCCTCTCGAAAAGCTTCCACAGTGTTTGACTCTGAACAATAATGCCACCCTCTACAGTCTGTTCGCTTAGCAATAGACTGTGCAATGTGTCTGAGCAGCACAAATGTTCTCAAGACTTTTCCAAGTCGCAAACTTTGGGAAGTAATGAGATCCTAATCTCTTTGTGTTAGTGTTACTCTTGAAGCAAGTCACAGTTGTTCTCACTTCCTTGTCTGCATCAGGGTCCACCATGGTAAATTCTCGAACATCTTTCTGATCATGCTTAGCAAGATGAGGAGGTCCATTCAACCATGCACTGTCTTTCAGTTGATGAGATGGTAGTGCACGGGTAGCTTGATCAGCAGAGTTATATTCGGTGGATACGAATTTCCACTGTTTCGGTTTTGTAATCTTCCGGATGAATGAGACACGATTTGTGACATATGTATAGAATCGGCGTGTAGTGTTGAAAATATACCCTAACACGACTTTACTGTCAGAATAGAAGTTGAAATCCTCGATAGGTAACAATAAGTGATCTGCTATAGAACAACCAACTTTTACTGCCAATTCTGCCGCACATAGCTCCAGTCTTGGAATTGAGTGTCCATGTGTTGGAGCGAGTTTCGATTTTCCTAGAACAAATCCTTCTTGATCATTGTTGTCGTGAGACGCCATTTTGATGTAACCAACTGCAGCAATGGCGATTTCTGAGGCATCACAAAAAACGTGGACTGATCTGTGAACACAGTTTTCCAAAGACATAGGTGCATATGTCCGAGGAATCTTCAAATTTCCCAAATGGACTAAAGAGTCTCTCCAACGCTCCCAAACTTCTATTTGGTCTATTGAGAGTGGCGTATCCCAGTTAATAGTGCTTTGAACAAGTCCTCAAAATATTCTTTTCCTCTATGACAACAGGTGCAAGGAATCCCAGGGGATCAAATATACTATTCATGCAGGAAAGAATTCCTCTTCTAGAGCATGCTGTATTCTTTGACGTCACCTCAAAGAAAAAACTGTCATCATCCAAATTCCAATTAAGACCAAGACTCCGTTGACTTGAGAGCAGGTCCTTCCCGAACTCTAGATCCTTCATATCTTTGGCAAGATCTTCTGTTGGAAACGAACCCAAAACTTCCTCGCTGTTCGAAGAAATCTTATGCAGGCGCACATTGCCTTCAACCAGTAAAGCTTTCTGTGTTCGCCTTATCAAACTTGTAGCTTCAGATGCCGTAGGTAGCGACATAAGTCCATCGTCTACATAGAAATTGTCCATCACAAAATCTCTAACGTCTTGTCCAAATTCTGTTTCCACATTTAGTGCTGTTCTACAAATCCCGTAAGTCGCTACTGCCGGCGATGGCCGATTGCCAAATACATGGACGGTCATCCTGTATTCAACCATTGGGTTGTTAGGATTATTATCTTTGAACCAGAAAAATCGTAGAAAATTGCAATGATTTTCTTTCACTTTAAAGCAGTAAAACATCTGCTTTACACCTGCCATCACTGCAACAGGTTCCCTCCGAAAACGCATTAGAACTCCAAGAAGGCTGTTTTTGAGATCAGGACCCGATAACAAGACACCATTGAGTGAGAATCCTTCGTGTTTCGCTAATGAATCAAAGACTCCTCGC
Above is a genomic segment from Ostrea edulis chromosome 3, xbOstEdul1.1, whole genome shotgun sequence containing:
- the LOC125675859 gene encoding xaa-Arg dipeptidase-like, producing MADLKHVACSAIDKYADDLHTLSKEIWLHPELNFEEFYSHDYLTKFLEDSGFPVDRKYKNETAFRATLGDKTQGPHVAVLCEYDALPGIGHACGHNLIAEVGVAAGLGIKAAFESFGKPLGQLSVIGTPAEEGGGGKIVLLDQGVFDGVDVAMMSHPAPMDCLSASFNAVKRAIITYKGRASHAAAFPWEGVNALDAAVNAYQSVSNLRQQMKPTWRVHGIISKGGTKPNIIPEETELQYYFRAPSQKEVDILTEKSMKCFESAATATGCTIEVKFEERNYLNVIHNTSLLKTFEKNIKTLEHFQELPESEFPAGGSTDMGNVSYAVPSIHPMFYIGSDALNHTREFTVATGDPVAQPYTLEQGKALAMTAIDVFTNPDLLQQIKEDFTKDMAIYK
- the LOC130053617 gene encoding uncharacterized protein LOC130053617, producing the protein MRFRREPVAVMAGVKQMFYCFKVKENHCNFLRFFWFKDNNPNNPMVEYRMTVHVFGNRPSPAVATYGICRTALNVETEFGQDVRDFVMDNFYVDDGLMSLPTASEATSLIRRTQKALLVEGNVRLHKISSNSEEVLGSFPTEDLAKDMKDLEFGKDLLSSQRSLGLNWNLDDDSFFFEVTSKNTACSRRGILSCMNSIFDPLGFLAPVVIEEKNILRTCSKHY